Below is a window of Mycolicibacterium rhodesiae NBB3 DNA.
CCACGTCATGGCCCTTACGCAGATTCGGCAGGACACCCCTGGCAAGGCCTACTCCCTACGCAAGCGCACAGAGGGCTAAGGCCACAAGGAGGCGATGCGATGCTTCAAACGACGGCGATCTGACGTCGTCTACCGCCAACTGCTCTGCGACGCGACGCGACCAGACTTGAGGCAGGCCCGGGAGGACACTCGGGGGCGGCTCTTGAGTCCAGCGCGGCCAGCTCAAACCCCGCACACTGACGCTTGGGACAAGTCACTTCCCGGACCCCACCACGGACCACCCTACAACCGACGGACACCGGACTCTTGACGCAGAGACGCGCCGTCTAGCCTCCCGTCCACGGCGCGGTCATTAGCGCCACGTTGGACTGCTGACGGACCTCGAGTGCGACTAAAGCCACCACAGCGACCGCGATCACGGCGCGACGCGGCATTCGGACCTGCATCCAGCGTCCGGTCCACCACCCGGCGGCGCCGCGCAGTACCAAGCCGGCCGCCACAAGGAGCATCAGGGGAGCCGCGGGGTTGTAGCGCAGCGCGGCCTCCCATTGACCGTGCATCGTCAGATACACCGATCGCGTCGCGCCGCAGAGCGGATCCATGATCCCGGCGTAATGCAACGGCCCGTGGATATCGACCGGCGGAACGCCCAGCACAGCCAGCACCAGGGCGCCCAGCAACCCAGCCAGCGCCAGCCATGTCCACACCGGCGATTCCGCCCGCCGCGCCGTCAGTGACACGGTCAGCCACCTGCCTGGGCGAGCGGCCGAAGAAGTGATGAAGCCCATGTGGTCTCCCGCGATTGACTAGATTTCCGCCATGGTACGAGTACACGGACCTGCGGCACCAGTCTGCTTCGCGGCCACATCGACCGGCGGGTGGCTGGCTTCGCGCCGGCGCAGCGTGCAACGGGCCTAGATCGGGCTACGACAACGATTCCGGGGCCCTGACGCGAGGGCCGTGCGCGCACATGTGAATTGGCTATAGAGCCGGCTGGACGGGGCGCCCCCAACGTTCTACGGTCTCGCCCAGTAATCAGCGCGCCCGCACAAGCTGTGCGGAAAGGTGTCCGAATGCAGTTGCGACGTTTTGGTGGCGACTGTGGTGGCAGCTGGGCGACTGGAATCGGTGATAGTGATCGTGGCCGCGTTCATGGTCGAGGCGGCGCGCGGCCAACAGCGGCTGGGCGCCGACGAGGTGGATTGCGCCAAATACAAGTGCGTCGCGTTGACCTTCGACTACGGACCCACTCCATTCACCGACAGGCTGCTGCAAGTCCTGGCCGACCACGGCGTCAAGGCGACCTTCTTCCTCATCGGCAACAAGGTCGCCGCCTGGCCCCGACGCGGCACGGCGCATCGCCGACGCCGGCATGGAGGTGGCCAGCCACACCTGGGAGCACCCCAACATGACCACCATCCTGGCCGCGGATATCCCCAGCCAAGTACGCAAAGCCACCGAGGCAATTGCGGCCGCAACCGGTCGAGCCCCGAACTTGTACCGCCCAGCTGGCAGACTGTCCAACGACGCCGTGCGCGCCCAGGCAGGCAAACAGGGCCCGGCTGAAATCCTCTGGGGCGTCATTCCTTTCGATTGGATTAACGACGCGGACCTGGCAGCGACGACGTCCATGCTCAAGACTCAAATCAAGCCGGGCCCGGCGGTGCTGCTGCACGACACCTACTCCAGCACCGTCGACCTGGTGTAAGAGTTTCTTCCGGTGCTGATCGCCAACGGCTATCACATGGTGACGGTGAGCCACCTGCTCGGTGACCGCGCGGCCGGCGGCAGCTACGGAGGCCGGGAAAACGGCCCGCCGGCCAATGCGATCGCTGCCATCCCCGCCGACCGGATTGCGACACTGCCGGACACTCCCTCCCCCAAGCCGGCGCCCCAACCTGGCCATCACTGACATTCCCAACCAGAATCCCGGCGGTCCACCGGCCTAGCTCAGCAGCCCCTGGGCGCTGACGTCGGGTTCATCCCATCAACCGGGGTATGGCGCCGATCTGGCCCGCCAGCGTGGGCTCACATCCGGTGGAAGAGTTAGCTGGCCGCCCATATTTGGGCCGCGCTTGCCAACCTTCGGCACGGGCGGCGTCACGATGGCAATTATCCCTGGCGCGCCGCTTATCGGTGCCAGAGGTGTCGAGCAGCGATCGCAAACACGTTGATCCATGCGACGCCGCGGGCCGCGACGTTGGTGACCATGTGATTACTGATGCCAGTGTGATTGCCGTCGGGTGTCTTGCGGAAGGACCTGGTGGCCGTCGTTGGACCCGTCGAGGCTCGGCGACATCAGACTCGCCATTTCTACGTACCCTAATAGTAGATGATCTGCGCATAGGTCTTCGTAGCGCACAAACGGCAAAATTTTGGTTGAAATGAGTTGCATCCCTGAGGCAGTCATGAAGATCACATAGTCGATATATCGCGCCTGCTTGCCCAGTCATATCTGCCAATCGCGAGTGGATAACGACATGGACTCGACTTGGGGACCTACGGAGGATGGCCGTACAAGCTGCTACAGTGGGCGACATTGTGAGGTACAAAGACGCCCCCACGAGAAAGCCACTGCAGTCGGCGATAGCGCTGGCCGTGGTCTTTTGGGCGCTGCTGATCGGCGGTGAAGCAGCGTTGCCGTGGTCGCAGGGTCCGGATGACCACGCCCCTCACGCGTTGGCGACGGTCGTATCTGACACGTTTGCTGTCGTTGTGGATCATCCGCATGTTCAACAGTCGGCAGTCTTGTCGCCGGACACCTTCGTGACCGCCGTGTTGCCACGGGTAGCCACGGTACTGGTGGCCCTCGGGCTGGCTGTCGCCGTCGTTGCAGCCTGGATGTACGGCGGCCATGGGATCTGGGCGTCGATGCGCGGCCCGCCGCCTGGCCTCGCCCCGATTGCCTCGGGCCGCGATCTACTGGCCCGCATCTGCATCTCGCGGCGCTGATCGGGCAGCCCGAGACCGATCGCGCTTATCTGGCACGGTCGGTCGCCCCTGCTGCCCCTCTTCAGTCGCCGCGCACCCAAGTCGCGGCTCCGATGCAGAAACGACACTCATATGACCGATGTTCTGTCCATACATTCCACCGACCTGCACTTCTCGCGCCACCGCGGGCTGGGCCGAAACCACCGGCCGGGCACGATGGTGGGAAACACCCCGGTGCTGCGCATATCCGCGCCGTTCAGTGATGACCAACGCGGCTTCTGGGCCAAGCTGGAGGGTTCTAATCCCGGCGGCATGAAAGATCGGCCCGCCATGTACATGGTCGAGCGAGGAAGGGCTCGCGGTGACTTGCGACCGGGTGCGCGCATCGTGGAATCCACTAGCGGCACGCTCGGTTTGGGGTTGGCCCTGGCCGGCACTGTGTACGGCCACCCGGTCACCCTGGTCGCCGACCCGGGGATGGAGCCGATGATGCACCGGATGCTGTCAGCCTACGGCGCCGACATCGATGTGGTGGCCGAGCCGCATCCGCAGGGCGGCTGGCAGCAGGCCCGCCGTGACCGGGTCGCTGAGCTGCTAGCTGCTCACCCCCATTCCTGGTATCCCGACCAGTACAACAATCCCGACAACGTGGAGGCCTACCAGGGCCTGGCGCTCGAGCTGCATGCCCAGCTGGGCCACATCGACGTGCTGGTGTGTTCAGTGGGCACCGGCGGTCACTCCGCCGGAGTAGCGCGCGGCCTGCGTCAGTTCAATCCTGATCTGCGCCTGATCGGGGTGGACACCGTCGGGTCGACCATCTTCGGCCAGCCAGCCGCCACTCGCTTGATGCGTGGACTCGGCTCGAGCATCTATCCGCGCAACGTCGACTACGACGCGTTCGATGAGGTTCACTGGGTGGCGCCGGCGGAGGCAGTGCGGGCATGCCGCACACTGGCGGCAACCCACTTCGCTAGTGGCGGGTGGAGCGTCGGCGCCGTCGCGCTGGTCGCCGGCTGGGTCGCCCGAACCCACCCGGTGGACACGACCATTGCGGCCGTCTTCCCCGACGGACCGCAACGCTACTTCGACACCGTCTACAACGACGACTATTGCCGCCAGCACGGCCTTCTCGGTGGGCAAACGCCCGAAGAGCCAGCAATGATCAGATATCCGACCGAACAGGTGGTCAACTCCTGGACGCGGTGCGTCAACGTGGTCGATCCGGTGCGGAGCACCCTCTGATGGAAGCCTTCAGACAATTCGGCAGCTTCGGTTGGCCCAGTCGGATGCTGATGGTCAACCAGTTCGGCATCAACC
It encodes the following:
- a CDS encoding PLP-dependent cysteine synthase family protein, with amino-acid sequence MTDVLSIHSTDLHFSRHRGLGRNHRPGTMVGNTPVLRISAPFSDDQRGFWAKLEGSNPGGMKDRPAMYMVERGRARGDLRPGARIVESTSGTLGLGLALAGTVYGHPVTLVADPGMEPMMHRMLSAYGADIDVVAEPHPQGGWQQARRDRVAELLAAHPHSWYPDQYNNPDNVEAYQGLALELHAQLGHIDVLVCSVGTGGHSAGVARGLRQFNPDLRLIGVDTVGSTIFGQPAATRLMRGLGSSIYPRNVDYDAFDEVHWVAPAEAVRACRTLAATHFASGGWSVGAVALVAGWVARTHPVDTTIAAVFPDGPQRYFDTVYNDDYCRQHGLLGGQTPEEPAMIRYPTEQVVNSWTRCVNVVDPVRSTL
- a CDS encoding DUF2752 domain-containing protein, which encodes MGFITSSAARPGRWLTVSLTARRAESPVWTWLALAGLLGALVLAVLGVPPVDIHGPLHYAGIMDPLCGATRSVYLTMHGQWEAALRYNPAAPLMLLVAAGLVLRGAAGWWTGRWMQVRMPRRAVIAVAVVALVALEVRQQSNVALMTAPWTGG